From Flavipsychrobacter sp., a single genomic window includes:
- a CDS encoding T9SS type A sorting domain-containing protein, translated as MKRHFYNSIVFAILFVLSTPALSLAREESKTNNSSSSIYFLENKGRITDQNGNKRTDIDYSIATGDVTIYIGDGAIHYQWAKQLTPTFDQQETKSPEKMMEEQQAMMNAPTVVRRMDVQLIGANINAPVVTTTPQPYFESYLLRSGEEVTLHTYQKITYRNVYPNIDWVLYTNGTTLKYDFVVHQGGKASDIKIKYNGADKIAIEDGALIASTNFGTITEAAPYTYSATTQQEIGSKYILNENELSFNIAPHTGEIVIDPTLEWATYYGGDNQEWSHASATDLAGNVYMGGWTYSTNNIATTGAFQDTLNPNTTTTTYYYNGFLVKFNVNGVRQWGTYYPGHVASITCDQNGNVYFTGGIDSIIGFATSGAHQDTFGGRGIYTGGYYHGDAFISKFSPNGQRIWSTFYGGNQHDRGTSIQLDVLGNVYVGGSTNSPNNIATTGAFRSVLPANQWGTTYWWGHAGFLLKMNNNGARQWATYFNGMISDIDLDAFGNIYACGTTWYDTGVATTSAHQTTHSNSGTNAYEGFLAKFSNTGARQWATYYGGTGYDWAHTVDCDASNNVYINGMTTSSNNIASNGAFQSSLSGSYDAFLAKFNSFGNRQWGTYFGGTSQEYGASMVITPQDKIFISGSTYSTSGIATTDGYKTSNSGNYDDYIAEFTTWGARAYGTYYGGSGQEYSYGGWGGGWGQGGGGLSYNYTGRLHLASSTSSTSGIATSGAHQTTYGSTSSAYDAYMATFVIDTIAYFIQPFADSVFCPGDTVRIPYGVSYNFKTGNTFTVQLSSPTGSFAAPLNIGSRTDSLADTITCVIPTTVAGGTGYRMRIVSTNPVRTSVDNLFDIKITAPPTLSASNNGPLCPGDTLQLSTTASSTAGVTWSWTGPNGYSASTQNATRNPAVPAHSGDYIVTATTGNCSSTDTTTVIINPTPPKPTASSNSIVCPNTTLNLTAVHSNSSATFDWTGPASFTSTTQNPSISNATTAMAGTYSVTVTVLGCKSQPATTNVVVAITTPTPQANSNTPICAGQPLNLTASTIPNATYDWGGPALFSSTAQNPIINNTLPNKSGKYYVKATVNGCVSLTDTVDVVINPAPTIGIFPTPSDSICVGGSAIFTAITNNAGANPTYTWQKNGTTIAGANSPSYTTSNIATGDVFTCLLVGASSCAGHIVTSNPITMVVRPIVQPTVSITASPGTLLEPYELVTFTATTTYAGASPTFQWFRNGQPVQGATNATWGTYQLSNGDSIKVKLFSSDPCTQPKEAESNTIGIGIKVGIDNINALAGVTLFPNPNNGTFTIKGKVTTQDNIRMSIINSVGQVVHQQNINTVSGQLNQQINTNNLASGVYLLQLQTGEHKQHIRFTIK; from the coding sequence ATGAAGCGTCACTTTTACAATAGCATTGTATTTGCAATTCTATTTGTGCTATCTACACCTGCACTATCACTAGCTCGTGAAGAGAGCAAGACCAACAACAGTTCTTCTTCCATATACTTCTTAGAGAACAAAGGACGTATCACAGATCAGAATGGTAATAAACGTACTGATATTGACTATTCCATTGCTACAGGAGATGTAACCATCTATATTGGTGATGGCGCTATTCATTATCAATGGGCCAAACAGCTGACCCCTACATTCGATCAGCAAGAGACCAAGTCTCCTGAAAAAATGATGGAGGAGCAACAAGCCATGATGAATGCACCAACTGTGGTTCGTCGTATGGATGTACAACTAATAGGCGCTAACATCAATGCACCTGTAGTTACTACAACTCCACAACCTTATTTCGAAAGTTATCTATTACGTTCGGGAGAAGAGGTGACACTTCATACTTACCAAAAGATCACTTACCGTAATGTATACCCTAACATCGACTGGGTGCTTTATACCAACGGTACAACTTTGAAATATGATTTTGTAGTACACCAAGGTGGTAAAGCCAGTGACATCAAAATAAAATACAATGGCGCGGATAAAATAGCTATTGAAGATGGAGCACTTATTGCTTCTACCAACTTCGGTACCATAACTGAAGCAGCACCTTATACTTATAGTGCTACCACACAACAAGAGATAGGATCTAAATATATACTCAACGAAAATGAATTGAGCTTTAACATAGCACCACATACTGGTGAGATCGTTATAGACCCCACTTTGGAATGGGCTACCTACTATGGCGGTGATAACCAAGAGTGGAGCCATGCCTCTGCTACCGACCTTGCCGGTAATGTGTATATGGGTGGATGGACATATAGTACCAATAATATTGCTACTACAGGCGCTTTCCAAGATACGCTTAATCCAAATACGACAACAACCACCTACTATTATAACGGGTTTCTAGTAAAGTTCAATGTGAACGGTGTAAGACAATGGGGTACTTACTATCCGGGGCACGTAGCCTCCATCACTTGCGATCAAAATGGCAATGTCTACTTCACAGGAGGTATCGATAGTATCATTGGTTTTGCTACTTCAGGAGCTCATCAAGATACTTTTGGCGGTAGAGGTATTTACACCGGTGGGTATTATCATGGTGATGCCTTCATCTCTAAATTCTCGCCTAACGGACAAAGAATATGGTCTACCTTCTATGGTGGTAATCAACATGACAGAGGTACTAGTATACAACTGGATGTATTGGGTAATGTCTATGTAGGCGGTAGTACCAATAGTCCTAACAATATTGCTACAACAGGTGCTTTCCGTTCGGTACTTCCTGCTAATCAATGGGGAACAACTTATTGGTGGGGGCATGCAGGCTTCTTACTTAAAATGAATAATAACGGTGCCAGACAATGGGCTACTTATTTCAACGGCATGATCAGTGATATAGACCTGGATGCTTTTGGTAATATATATGCCTGTGGTACTACCTGGTACGATACAGGTGTAGCGACGACAAGTGCTCACCAAACAACACACTCTAACAGTGGTACTAACGCTTATGAAGGCTTCTTAGCTAAATTTAGTAATACAGGTGCCAGACAATGGGCTACCTACTACGGCGGTACCGGATATGATTGGGCACATACGGTAGATTGTGATGCTTCTAACAATGTCTACATCAACGGTATGACTACCAGTAGTAACAACATTGCGTCTAATGGTGCTTTCCAGTCTTCTTTATCTGGTAGTTATGATGCCTTCTTAGCCAAGTTCAACAGCTTTGGTAACAGACAATGGGGCACTTATTTTGGGGGTACTTCTCAAGAGTATGGCGCCTCTATGGTCATAACCCCTCAAGATAAAATTTTCATCTCTGGTTCTACTTACAGCACCAGTGGTATTGCCACTACTGATGGTTATAAAACTTCTAATAGCGGTAACTATGACGACTACATTGCAGAGTTCACCACATGGGGTGCCAGAGCTTATGGTACTTACTATGGTGGTTCTGGTCAGGAATACTCCTATGGCGGCTGGGGAGGCGGCTGGGGCCAAGGCGGCGGCGGCCTGTCCTACAACTATACAGGTCGCTTGCACCTAGCTAGTAGCACATCTAGTACTTCAGGTATAGCTACCAGTGGCGCTCACCAAACAACCTATGGTAGTACTAGTTCTGCGTACGATGCCTACATGGCTACCTTCGTTATCGATACAATAGCTTATTTCATACAACCTTTTGCTGATTCTGTTTTCTGTCCGGGTGATACCGTACGTATACCTTATGGAGTGAGCTACAACTTTAAAACAGGTAATACCTTCACCGTACAGCTATCAAGCCCTACAGGTAGCTTCGCTGCTCCTCTAAATATCGGTTCAAGAACAGATTCTTTAGCAGATACCATTACTTGTGTTATACCTACTACCGTTGCCGGGGGTACTGGATATCGTATGCGTATCGTATCTACCAACCCGGTGCGTACTTCGGTAGACAACCTTTTTGATATCAAGATCACGGCTCCACCTACGCTTTCAGCAAGCAATAACGGGCCGCTTTGCCCTGGTGATACACTACAACTTAGCACTACAGCGTCCAGCACTGCAGGGGTTACCTGGAGCTGGACAGGACCGAATGGTTATTCTGCCAGCACACAAAACGCAACCAGAAATCCTGCGGTACCGGCACACTCCGGTGACTATATCGTAACCGCTACTACAGGTAACTGTAGCTCTACTGATACCACAACTGTGATTATCAACCCTACACCACCGAAGCCAACAGCTAGCAGCAACTCTATTGTTTGTCCTAATACAACGCTGAACTTAACTGCAGTACATAGTAACTCCAGCGCTACTTTCGATTGGACAGGGCCTGCTTCTTTTACTTCTACTACGCAGAACCCTTCTATCAGTAATGCTACTACAGCTATGGCGGGTACTTATTCCGTTACCGTTACGGTACTGGGTTGTAAATCACAACCTGCTACTACTAATGTCGTAGTGGCCATAACAACACCTACTCCACAGGCTAATAGTAATACGCCTATTTGTGCGGGACAACCTCTGAACTTGACTGCTTCTACCATACCTAATGCTACTTACGATTGGGGAGGACCTGCGCTGTTTAGCAGCACTGCTCAAAACCCCATCATTAATAATACACTACCGAACAAATCTGGTAAGTATTATGTAAAAGCTACAGTGAACGGATGTGTATCGCTGACAGATACCGTTGATGTTGTTATCAACCCCGCTCCTACCATTGGTATCTTCCCTACTCCAAGCGATTCTATTTGTGTAGGTGGTAGCGCTATATTTACTGCCATCACCAACAATGCAGGCGCTAACCCTACTTATACTTGGCAGAAGAATGGTACTACTATTGCAGGCGCTAACTCCCCTAGCTATACTACTTCCAATATTGCTACAGGAGATGTATTCACTTGCCTATTGGTGGGTGCCAGCAGCTGTGCGGGACATATCGTTACCAGTAACCCGATAACTATGGTCGTAAGACCTATCGTACAACCAACAGTATCTATTACCGCTAGTCCGGGTACTTTGTTAGAGCCTTATGAGTTGGTGACCTTCACCGCTACTACTACTTATGCAGGTGCTTCCCCTACCTTCCAATGGTTCAGGAACGGACAACCTGTACAAGGAGCTACTAATGCTACTTGGGGTACTTATCAATTAAGTAATGGAGATTCTATCAAAGTAAAACTCTTCAGCTCTGACCCTTGTACTCAACCGAAGGAAGCCGAAAGTAATACCATCGGTATTGGTATCAAGGTGGGTATTGACAACATCAATGCTTTGGCCGGTGTAACACTGTTCCCTAATCCGAACAACGGTACATTTACCATAAAAGGAAAAGTGACCACTCAAGATAATATCCGCATGAGCATCATCAATAGTGTAGGACAGGTGGTACACCAACAAAACATAAACACCGTTAGTGGTCAACTCAACCAACAGATCAATACCAATAACCTGGCTAGTGGTGTGTACTTATTACAACTACAAACCGGGGAACATAAACAGCATATTAGATTTACTATAAAATAA
- a CDS encoding DUF4294 domain-containing protein — protein sequence MKQLIIGILFLLMGSYQMHAQDTLWTSRLDTVHIISARTWANDTVRYRYNQMKYYVKTILPYLNAATTTFKELDETIADNNMSKKERRVFITSKEEAVRQQFEEEVKKLNETQGVYLVKLITRQTGANIYHILREFKNPMVAIKWQAWAKLHGFNLNKKYEPQEEPWLEEIMEDLGYPLPQSYH from the coding sequence GTGAAGCAACTGATCATTGGCATATTATTCCTACTAATGGGTAGCTACCAAATGCATGCTCAAGATACGCTCTGGACATCGAGGCTAGACACGGTCCATATTATCTCTGCGCGTACATGGGCCAACGATACCGTGCGCTATAGATACAACCAAATGAAGTATTATGTTAAAACGATACTTCCCTACCTCAATGCTGCTACTACTACTTTTAAAGAGTTGGACGAAACCATAGCAGACAACAACATGAGCAAAAAAGAACGTAGAGTTTTTATAACATCTAAAGAAGAGGCTGTAAGACAACAGTTTGAAGAAGAGGTAAAAAAGCTCAATGAAACACAAGGTGTTTATTTGGTAAAACTGATCACCCGACAAACAGGGGCTAATATCTACCATATCCTCCGTGAATTTAAAAACCCTATGGTAGCTATAAAATGGCAAGCGTGGGCTAAGCTGCATGGTTTTAACCTGAACAAAAAATACGAACCACAAGAAGAACCTTGGCTGGAAGAAATAATGGAAGACCTTGGTTACCCGCTTCCACAGAGCTATCACTAG
- a CDS encoding LamG-like jellyroll fold domain-containing protein, with the protein MKKLYLLLALITASPFCANAQSSNGLIAHWDFNGNTNDVSANAHPNTAYNITYSSGQTGKPNTAALFNGINSYVYIPYHSSFNVTQFSICTKIKVNGYYTAKYQGNFILTRSAWPQTNSFGLQFNDNPYDNNNANAYDTSKYVFLTLTGTKSPANISDWQHTPTIVSNKWMNVIATYNGSTVKIYMDGQLINTVQQTGSGSFVSSTLPMTIGNYLQGITYDPFWLNATLDDLQFYNRVLADSEVVDYNNDVYISQKVDTLCVDKAFNLNYTTIGTYPSGNIFTAQLSDATGSFASPTIIGNTTAQTSGTISCFIPSGLTSNTGYRIRIISSTHNDISEDALVAYIHLGNAATASITASPNSNVGPYTSVLFSSNITNAGNNPGYQWRKNGVNIQGATNSTYTAVSAVDFNSNDNISLFVTGNIACTDQDTATSNTISTNVNLSVNSLNATDNIKISPNPSNGSFTLKGMVSTEEPILLSIINNIGEIVHQQTVNVTNNILNEQIITNNLASGVYLLQLQTGDKKQHVRFTIQ; encoded by the coding sequence ATGAAGAAACTATACCTACTATTAGCCCTTATAACGGCTTCTCCTTTTTGTGCTAATGCACAGTCTAGCAATGGACTTATTGCTCATTGGGATTTTAATGGTAATACTAATGATGTAAGTGCCAATGCACACCCAAATACGGCATATAACATTACCTACTCATCTGGACAAACAGGCAAGCCAAACACAGCAGCTCTTTTCAACGGCATTAATAGTTATGTATATATACCATACCACAGCAGCTTTAATGTAACGCAGTTTTCTATCTGTACTAAAATAAAAGTTAATGGGTACTATACCGCAAAATATCAAGGCAACTTTATTCTAACACGAAGTGCATGGCCCCAAACAAATTCTTTTGGGTTGCAATTTAATGACAACCCCTATGACAATAATAATGCTAATGCGTATGATACTAGCAAGTATGTATTTCTAACCCTAACTGGCACAAAAAGCCCTGCTAACATTTCTGATTGGCAGCACACACCTACAATAGTGAGCAATAAGTGGATGAATGTAATAGCAACTTATAATGGCTCTACGGTTAAGATATACATGGATGGTCAATTAATTAATACGGTACAGCAAACAGGATCGGGCAGTTTTGTATCTTCAACATTACCAATGACCATTGGTAACTATCTACAGGGTATCACCTATGATCCATTTTGGTTAAATGCCACATTAGACGACTTGCAGTTTTACAATCGCGTATTAGCAGATAGCGAAGTAGTTGACTATAATAACGATGTATACATTAGTCAAAAAGTAGACACACTTTGTGTAGATAAGGCTTTCAATTTGAACTATACCACCATTGGCACTTACCCGTCGGGCAATATATTTACAGCGCAACTTTCTGACGCTACAGGTAGCTTTGCCAGCCCAACTATTATTGGCAATACCACAGCACAAACATCAGGAACGATTAGCTGTTTTATTCCTTCGGGGCTTACCTCCAATACTGGCTATAGAATAAGAATTATATCTTCTACACATAACGATATATCTGAAGATGCCCTTGTTGCTTATATACATTTGGGTAATGCTGCCACTGCCAGTATCACAGCCTCTCCTAATAGCAATGTAGGCCCTTATACTTCTGTATTATTTTCAAGCAACATAACTAATGCGGGTAACAACCCTGGTTACCAATGGCGCAAGAATGGTGTTAATATACAAGGGGCAACCAACAGTACTTATACTGCTGTTTCTGCTGTAGACTTCAATAGCAACGATAATATCAGTCTATTTGTTACAGGCAATATTGCTTGCACAGATCAGGATACTGCTACAAGTAATACGATCAGCACAAATGTAAACCTAAGCGTCAATAGTCTGAATGCCACTGACAACATAAAGATATCCCCTAACCCGTCAAACGGTTCATTCACATTAAAAGGAATGGTAAGTACCGAAGAACCTATACTATTGAGTATTATTAACAATATCGGGGAAATAGTACATCAACAAACTGTAAACGTTACTAATAACATATTGAATGAGCAGATCATTACGAACAATCTAGCAAGTGGCGTTTACTTATTACAGCTGCAAACTGGTGATAAAAAACAGCATGTAAGATTTACAATACAATAA
- a CDS encoding LamG-like jellyroll fold domain-containing protein: protein MKKLYLLLALITASPFCANAQSNNGLLAHWDFSPLGIVNPSVPDVSGNGFNGTLYDIAFVAGQTGKPNTAALFNGTSSYITTAYQSKLNITQYSICTQIKVNGFYTGICQANMILNRGAWPTIGSFGLQFYDNAYDKNCNTHDTNKYVFSALAGNAGPANEADWIHTPSVHTNKWYNVIATFDGSVFKIYIDGQLANTATVSSGAIGTSTIPMTIGRNLQNGTTFPYWFNGVMDDLRVYDRVLTNDEIEDYYDDVYISQKVDTLCVDKAFNLNYTTIGTYPSGNIFTAQLSDATGSFASPTIIGNTTAQTSGIISCFIPSGLTSNTGYRIRIISSTHNDISEDALIAYIHLGNAATASITASPNSNVGPYTSVLFSSNITNAGNNPGYQWRKNGVNIQGATNSTYTAVSAVDFNSNDNISLFVTGNIACTDQDTATSNTISTNVNLSVNSLNATDNIKISPNPSNGVFTISGKVDATETLQIEVFNTLGQQVYHNYIQTANGILNQTIELPNLPSGPYKMRLKAGVESKLLPIQIQ, encoded by the coding sequence ATGAAAAAACTATACCTACTATTAGCCCTTATAACGGCTTCTCCTTTTTGTGCCAATGCACAATCTAACAACGGCCTTCTTGCACATTGGGACTTTAGCCCCTTAGGCATTGTTAACCCTTCTGTTCCTGACGTTTCGGGTAATGGGTTTAATGGAACATTATATGATATTGCTTTTGTTGCCGGACAAACAGGCAAACCAAATACCGCAGCCCTGTTCAATGGTACGAGTAGCTATATTACAACAGCCTACCAAAGCAAATTGAACATTACACAATACAGCATCTGCACTCAGATAAAGGTCAATGGTTTTTATACTGGTATATGTCAAGCTAATATGATACTAAATCGTGGTGCATGGCCTACCATTGGTTCATTCGGATTACAATTTTACGATAATGCCTACGATAAGAATTGCAACACACACGACACGAACAAATATGTCTTTTCTGCTTTGGCCGGAAATGCAGGACCTGCAAACGAAGCTGACTGGATACATACACCTTCTGTACATACCAACAAATGGTATAACGTAATTGCAACTTTTGATGGCTCCGTTTTTAAAATTTACATTGACGGACAGCTTGCTAATACCGCAACAGTAAGCTCAGGTGCTATCGGCACTTCTACCATACCTATGACCATAGGTAGAAACTTGCAAAACGGTACAACCTTCCCTTATTGGTTCAACGGAGTGATGGATGACCTTAGAGTGTACGACCGCGTATTGACCAATGATGAAATTGAGGACTACTATGACGATGTATACATTAGTCAAAAAGTAGACACACTTTGTGTAGACAAAGCTTTCAATTTGAACTATACCACCATTGGTACTTACCCGTCGGGCAATATATTTACAGCACAACTTTCTGACGCTACAGGTAGCTTTGCCAGCCCAACTATTATTGGTAATACCACAGCACAAACATCAGGAATTATTAGCTGTTTTATTCCTTCGGGGCTTACCTCCAATACTGGCTATAGAATAAGAATTATATCTTCTACACATAATGATATATCTGAAGATGCCCTTATTGCTTATATACATTTGGGCAATGCTGCCACTGCCAGTATCACGGCCTCTCCTAATAGCAATGTAGGCCCTTATACTTCTGTATTATTTTCAAGCAACATAACTAATGCGGGTAACAACCCTGGTTACCAATGGCGCAAGAATGGTGTTAATATACAAGGGGCAACCAACAGTACTTATACTGCTGTTTCTGCTGTAGACTTCAACAGCAACGATAATATCAGTCTATTTGTTACAGGCAATATTGCTTGCACAGATCAGGATACTGCTACAAGTAATACGATCAGCACAAATGTAAACCTAAGCGTCAATAGCCTGAATGCCACTGACAACATAAAGATATCCCCTAACCCATCAAACGGAGTATTTACAATTTCGGGTAAAGTAGACGCAACAGAAACACTACAAATAGAAGTATTTAATACACTTGGACAGCAAGTATATCATAACTATATACAAACTGCCAACGGCATCTTAAACCAAACAATAGAACTACCCAACTTGCCTAGCGGGCCATACAAAATGCGCCTGAAAGCAGGGGTTGAAAGCAAACTACTTCCTATCCAAATCCAATAA
- a CDS encoding LytTR family DNA-binding domain-containing protein, with protein sequence MKILVLEDEPLVAESLLKLVKQLEPNAVISGPIASVKEAKMALEVQQPDLIISDIQLADGISIDVFADYNIQCPIIFTTAYNEYAIRAFKVNSIDYLLKPVNKNELKAAFDKFHLLESKFGNSAYLQQIGDLFKDFQGGRKYKERFTVHYGRNVLLVPREEVLCFVKEEVIYLINQDGKKYITDYRSLDEVESLLDPTQFFRANRQHIVALSYIESLHGDDMGKIHLKMKLPDCEEIIISKEKAASFRKWIEG encoded by the coding sequence ATGAAGATATTAGTGTTAGAAGATGAGCCATTGGTGGCAGAAAGCCTATTGAAGCTGGTAAAACAACTGGAGCCCAATGCGGTTATCAGTGGCCCTATAGCGAGCGTGAAGGAGGCCAAGATGGCTTTGGAGGTACAACAGCCCGACTTGATAATCTCAGATATACAGCTGGCAGATGGCATTAGTATAGATGTATTTGCCGATTATAATATACAGTGCCCCATCATATTCACTACAGCGTATAATGAGTATGCTATTCGTGCTTTTAAAGTGAATAGTATAGACTATTTATTGAAGCCTGTTAATAAAAATGAATTGAAGGCTGCTTTTGATAAATTTCATTTGTTGGAAAGTAAATTTGGCAATAGCGCTTACTTGCAACAGATAGGTGATCTTTTCAAAGATTTTCAAGGAGGTAGAAAATATAAAGAACGCTTTACAGTACACTATGGGCGCAATGTATTGTTGGTACCAAGAGAAGAGGTCTTGTGTTTTGTGAAGGAAGAAGTGATCTACCTAATCAATCAGGATGGTAAAAAGTATATAACAGACTATCGCTCTTTGGACGAAGTAGAGAGCCTGCTAGACCCAACACAATTTTTTAGAGCCAACAGACAGCATATAGTGGCGCTATCTTATATAGAAAGCCTGCATGGCGATGATATGGGTAAGATACACCTGAAGATGAAACTGCCCGACTGTGAAGAAATAATCATCAGTAAAGAAAAGGCAGCCAGCTTCCGTAAATGGATAGAAGGATAG
- a CDS encoding histidine kinase, translated as MPGLRLKRRIPIIIGKHKKSLGNSQLRYFPYIFITVISITTAVLRYYLLPSWGVGWHVLMLLGQFVSLTAFWYLIRYINSKLNEWYPFERGPIKRMALQNLITIMVIGTLDLTVTTLLKTLMPEGVQHDLIRNKPFMALMIIVFFIVVFMFNFAFYTYHFFEHWQKTNDEKAGLEIQTAELEKEKAQVQYHQLKNQVNPHYLFNTLTSLDGLIHTNPELASDFVQHMAKVYRYVLQHKESEVVNVYEELEFIQHYIELLQIRYGDGIEITKNVSDEAQDRCVVMVTLQMLIDNAIKHNIVQASEPLRVAIWDEGDYLIVHNNKQLRKQIATSNGTGLLQLKDLYSYLTDEDIVIEENRTDYTIKIPLL; from the coding sequence GTGCCAGGACTTAGACTAAAACGAAGAATACCGATCATTATAGGTAAGCATAAGAAGAGCTTAGGCAATTCTCAGCTTAGGTATTTCCCATATATATTCATTACGGTTATTTCTATAACCACTGCTGTACTTAGGTATTACCTTTTGCCCTCTTGGGGCGTGGGTTGGCATGTTCTTATGTTGCTTGGTCAGTTTGTGAGCTTAACGGCTTTTTGGTATTTGATAAGGTATATCAACAGCAAGTTGAATGAATGGTATCCGTTTGAGCGAGGGCCTATAAAGCGTATGGCTTTGCAGAACCTTATTACAATAATGGTCATCGGTACGCTGGACCTTACTGTAACAACACTTTTGAAAACACTAATGCCTGAAGGGGTGCAGCACGACCTGATACGAAACAAGCCTTTCATGGCGTTGATGATCATCGTATTCTTTATCGTGGTCTTCATGTTCAACTTTGCCTTTTATACCTATCACTTTTTTGAGCATTGGCAAAAGACCAATGATGAGAAGGCTGGCTTGGAAATACAAACTGCGGAGTTGGAAAAAGAGAAAGCTCAGGTACAGTATCATCAGTTGAAAAATCAGGTCAACCCGCATTATCTGTTCAATACTCTTACCTCGCTCGATGGTTTGATACATACTAATCCCGAGCTGGCATCAGACTTTGTACAACATATGGCCAAGGTGTACCGTTATGTATTGCAGCACAAAGAAAGTGAAGTGGTGAATGTGTATGAAGAGTTGGAGTTTATACAGCACTATATAGAGCTGCTACAAATACGCTATGGAGATGGTATTGAAATAACCAAAAACGTATCGGATGAAGCACAGGACAGATGCGTGGTAATGGTGACCCTACAAATGTTGATAGATAATGCCATCAAACACAACATCGTTCAGGCTAGCGAGCCATTAAGGGTGGCTATATGGGATGAGGGAGACTATCTGATAGTACATAACAATAAGCAACTAAGAAAACAAATAGCCACCTCTAACGGTACAGGACTGTTGCAACTCAAAGACCTGTATAGCTACCTGACTGATGAGGACATTGTAATAGAAGAAAATAGAACGGACTACACAATAAAGATTCCATTGTTGTAA
- a CDS encoding ABC transporter ATP-binding protein, translating into MSSIVLKAEGIRKKFYQPTEFEVLKGLDFEVKAGEFFSIIGKSGCGKSTLLYILSTMDTEYEGTMTIKGEQLTGQKQNALSKFRNEHLGFVFQFHFLLPEFTALRNVMMPAIKLGKYSEEEIEHRAIEKLRSVGMDEYALKHANKLSGGQQQRVAIARALINDPAIIMGDEPTGNLDRANSMMVFDIFRQLAKENNQTIITVTHDPDFSNGSDRIMEMEDGRIVEIAAPKETSPYLVK; encoded by the coding sequence ATGAGTAGTATTGTTTTAAAAGCAGAAGGAATCAGAAAAAAGTTCTACCAGCCTACAGAGTTTGAGGTGCTGAAGGGGCTGGACTTTGAAGTAAAGGCAGGGGAATTCTTTTCTATAATAGGCAAGAGTGGTTGTGGTAAGAGTACATTACTATACATTCTCTCTACAATGGATACAGAATATGAGGGGACGATGACGATAAAAGGAGAGCAGCTTACCGGGCAAAAACAAAATGCTTTATCTAAATTTCGTAATGAGCATTTGGGCTTTGTCTTTCAGTTTCACTTTTTGCTGCCCGAGTTCACTGCGCTGCGCAATGTGATGATGCCCGCCATAAAACTAGGTAAGTATAGCGAGGAAGAAATAGAACACCGAGCGATAGAGAAACTACGCTCGGTAGGTATGGATGAGTATGCACTTAAACATGCCAACAAATTATCGGGAGGGCAGCAGCAGCGTGTGGCTATAGCACGTGCATTGATCAACGATCCTGCCATTATTATGGGAGATGAGCCTACAGGAAATCTTGACCGAGCTAACTCTATGATGGTGTTTGATATCTTTAGGCAGTTGGCAAAAGAGAATAACCAAACGATCATCACTGTTACACACGATCCCGATTTTTCTAACGGTTCGGATAGAATAATGGAAATGGAAGATGGTAGGATAGTAGAAATCGCAGCACCCAAAGAAACATCTCCCTACTTAGTAAAATAA